The Mycolicibacterium mageritense genome contains a region encoding:
- a CDS encoding dimethylamine monooxygenase subunit DmmA family protein produces MPIPLEPGFRGVICASFGSTGDTAGRDTGDRPRFDLHFTSANPEALSELRAALGRACVGVRLVLAGPPADVHAAAAVAAGCGLLDEEMTLQCDENGPWVVFCGHCHVSTTTTQAIGSEVVCQGCGIALATTDHFSRRRGGYLGYSAHAEEAS; encoded by the coding sequence ATGCCCATTCCGTTGGAGCCGGGCTTCCGCGGTGTCATCTGTGCCTCGTTCGGCTCGACAGGTGACACCGCGGGTCGGGACACCGGGGACCGACCCAGGTTTGACCTCCACTTCACATCGGCGAACCCGGAAGCCCTGTCCGAGTTGAGAGCTGCGCTCGGACGAGCATGCGTCGGGGTCCGCCTCGTCCTCGCAGGCCCCCCGGCCGACGTCCATGCGGCCGCCGCGGTCGCCGCGGGCTGCGGATTGCTGGACGAGGAGATGACCCTGCAGTGTGACGAGAACGGCCCATGGGTGGTGTTCTGCGGCCACTGCCATGTCAGTACCACCACGACTCAGGCGATCGGTTCCGAAGTGGTCTGCCAGGGCTGCGGTATCGCCCTGGCCACCACCGATCACTTTTCCCGCCGTCGTGGCGGATACCTGGGATACTCCGCCCACGCCGAGGAGGCGTCATGA
- a CDS encoding cupin domain-containing protein — translation MTTLVGTLSKAGAIHKVENGFVGLPDMNTPGTDAAIGDALHNPEGTVMSAGFFELKKSQPLIYTYTYDEMKLVVKGEFILTDQDTGEVTHAKERDVLFFPKGTTVKFETPEYGLGFFAGDRTFAP, via the coding sequence ATGACAACTCTCGTAGGAACCCTCAGCAAGGCCGGGGCCATCCACAAAGTGGAAAACGGCTTCGTCGGGTTGCCGGACATGAACACCCCCGGAACCGACGCCGCCATCGGCGACGCCCTCCACAACCCCGAAGGCACCGTCATGAGCGCCGGCTTCTTCGAACTCAAGAAGTCCCAACCCCTCATCTACACCTACACCTACGACGAAATGAAGCTCGTCGTCAAAGGCGAATTCATCCTCACCGACCAAGACACCGGCGAAGTCACCCACGCCAAAGAACGCGACGTCCTGTTCTTCCCCAAAGGCACCACCGTCAAATTCGAAACCCCCGAATACGGCCTCGGATTCTTCGCAGGCGACCGCACCTTCGCCCCCTGA
- a CDS encoding heme-dependent oxidative N-demethylase family protein yields the protein MTIAIDNAPDITTLPDRIRRFPFPYTGDNYRYSANVEPARKVVETEAGAWGGTVVDVDEFYRVELKLRDDVLKRDPSRINTLPHMRPAVWDAITTLLPGMAEDNPTTMSFQRDGALCRWRNTLQNLDIEFTIGDDDSLPTGDPLRFLGGQIQDDIVFLDQRDKALWLDAGVVTFAADWSIGFDVGMNFTEIHSPVPRVNEEKIVSRAQHFLMSLQPGEAYRRTNWTMTIDRRLDTSTETYPDWASDRGTIALDPALPDRVHLRVEVQHLIRLPHSGAVLFLIRTYLLPLSDIAKVPAWRKRMGEVLAELPDDMAEYKGIIRYRKAASDWLLSGSDD from the coding sequence GTGACTATCGCCATCGACAACGCCCCTGACATCACGACCCTGCCGGATCGGATCCGGCGCTTTCCGTTCCCCTACACAGGTGACAACTACCGCTACAGCGCCAACGTCGAGCCGGCCCGCAAAGTGGTGGAGACAGAAGCGGGTGCCTGGGGAGGCACCGTGGTCGACGTCGACGAGTTCTATCGTGTCGAACTGAAGCTTCGCGACGACGTGCTGAAGCGGGATCCCTCACGCATCAACACCCTCCCGCATATGCGACCGGCGGTGTGGGACGCCATCACCACCCTGCTGCCCGGCATGGCGGAGGACAATCCGACCACGATGTCGTTCCAGCGAGACGGAGCCTTGTGCCGCTGGCGAAACACCCTGCAGAACCTGGACATCGAGTTCACCATCGGCGACGACGATTCTCTGCCGACGGGAGATCCGTTGCGGTTCCTGGGCGGCCAGATCCAAGACGACATCGTCTTTCTCGATCAACGCGACAAAGCGCTGTGGCTCGACGCAGGCGTGGTGACGTTCGCCGCCGACTGGTCCATCGGATTCGACGTCGGCATGAACTTCACCGAAATCCACAGCCCGGTCCCACGGGTCAACGAGGAGAAGATCGTCTCCCGGGCCCAACATTTCCTCATGAGCCTGCAGCCCGGCGAAGCGTACCGCCGGACCAACTGGACCATGACCATCGACCGGCGGCTCGACACCTCCACCGAGACCTATCCCGACTGGGCGTCGGATCGCGGCACCATCGCCCTGGATCCGGCCCTGCCGGACAGAGTCCACCTGCGGGTGGAGGTTCAACACCTCATCCGACTCCCCCACTCGGGAGCCGTACTGTTCCTGATCCGCACCTATCTGCTGCCGCTCTCCGACATCGCAAAGGTTCCGGCCTGGCGTAAGCGCATGGGCGAAGTGCTGGCCGAACTCCCGGACGACATGGCGGAGTACAAGGGCATCATTCGCTACCGCAAAGCGGCGTCCGATTGGCTACTGTCCGGATCGGACGATTAG
- a CDS encoding PDR/VanB family oxidoreductase, which yields MTTPTLEQVVHPAVEDGFELEVTDRRMQTKSIVSITFCDPSGATLPSYVAGSHLVVQYGDAANLRANAYSLTGSGDNPSEYTISVLLVEDGGGGSLAMHRLDVGDRVWVSRARSNFAPTANATHSLLVAAGIGITPMLSHARYAAEWGSSASMIYVYRRGEGAHVEEVRELLGPALTECHDRGSFQKVLAEKLTTQRLGTHLYVCGPAAFMDSVLGQARDLGWPEGLLHSEHFGAGELDAGEPFAAILARSGTRLEVPAGVSLLEALEKQGKQVANMCRKGICGECTVPVLRGTPQHRDLYLSDEEKEENTVMMCCVSRSMDEELELDL from the coding sequence ATGACCACACCAACCCTCGAGCAGGTCGTCCATCCGGCAGTCGAAGACGGCTTCGAGCTGGAGGTGACAGACCGCCGGATGCAGACGAAATCGATTGTCAGCATCACGTTTTGCGATCCTTCAGGCGCGACATTGCCGTCCTATGTCGCGGGGAGCCACCTGGTGGTCCAGTACGGGGATGCCGCGAACCTCCGCGCGAATGCCTACTCCCTCACCGGATCCGGAGACAATCCGTCCGAGTACACCATCTCGGTTCTGCTGGTCGAAGACGGTGGGGGTGGCTCGTTGGCCATGCACCGGCTCGACGTCGGCGACCGCGTCTGGGTTTCGCGCGCCCGCAGCAATTTCGCCCCGACCGCAAACGCCACGCACAGCCTGCTCGTTGCCGCAGGAATCGGGATCACCCCGATGCTGTCGCACGCCCGGTACGCCGCCGAATGGGGTTCGTCGGCGTCCATGATCTACGTCTACCGGCGCGGCGAAGGTGCGCACGTCGAGGAAGTGAGGGAGCTGCTCGGGCCGGCGCTGACGGAATGCCACGACCGCGGCAGTTTCCAGAAGGTCTTGGCGGAGAAGCTCACGACCCAGAGATTGGGCACTCACCTCTATGTCTGCGGGCCGGCTGCCTTCATGGATTCGGTCCTCGGGCAGGCCCGCGATCTCGGTTGGCCGGAGGGCCTTTTGCACTCGGAACATTTCGGCGCCGGTGAGCTGGATGCGGGGGAACCGTTCGCGGCGATCCTGGCCCGAAGCGGAACGAGATTGGAAGTTCCAGCCGGCGTTTCGTTGCTGGAGGCCCTCGAAAAGCAGGGCAAGCAAGTCGCCAATATGTGCCGCAAGGGCATCTGCGGCGAGTGCACCGTGCCGGTGCTCCGAGGAACTCCGCAGCACCGGGATCTGTACCTGAGCGACGAAGAGAAGGAAGAGAACACCGTCATGATGTGCTGCGTTTCACGCAGCATGGACGAAGAATTGGAGTTGGACCTGTGA
- the gndA gene encoding NADP-dependent phosphogluconate dehydrogenase, producing the protein MTDTSTTGTAQIGVTGLAVMGSNLARNFARHGYTVALHNRSIAKTDALLAEHGSEGKFVRSETIAEFLDALEKPRRVIIMVKAGDPTDAVINELADAMEPGDIIIDGGNALYTDTIRREKAIRERGLHFVGAGISGGEEGALNGPSIMPGGPAESYTSLGPLLEEISAHVDGVPCCTHIGPDGAGHFVKMVHNGIEYSDMQLIGEAYQLLRDALGLEAAQIADVFTEWNKGDLDSYLVEITAEVLRQVDTKTGKPLVDVIVDEAEQKGTGRWTVKSALDLGVPVTGIAEAVFARALSGSVAQRKATTGLASGKLGAKPTDAKQFTEDVRQALYASKIIAYAQGFNQIQAGSAEYDWNLTPGDLATIWRGGCIIRAKFLNRIKEAFDDQPELATLLAAPYFRSAVESAIDSWRRVVITATQLGIPIPGFASALSYYDALRTERLPAALTQGLRDFFGAHTYGRTDAEPSQKFHTLWSGDRTEVPA; encoded by the coding sequence ATGACCGATACGAGCACCACGGGTACGGCACAGATCGGGGTCACCGGCCTGGCCGTGATGGGCTCCAACCTGGCCCGCAACTTCGCCCGCCACGGGTATACCGTCGCGCTGCACAACCGCTCGATCGCCAAAACCGATGCCCTGCTGGCCGAGCACGGCTCCGAGGGCAAGTTTGTACGCAGCGAGACGATCGCGGAATTCCTTGACGCCCTGGAGAAGCCGCGCCGGGTGATCATCATGGTCAAGGCCGGCGACCCGACCGACGCGGTGATCAACGAGCTGGCCGACGCCATGGAGCCCGGCGACATCATCATCGACGGTGGCAACGCGCTCTACACCGACACCATCCGCCGCGAGAAGGCCATCCGCGAACGCGGCCTGCACTTCGTCGGCGCCGGCATCTCCGGCGGCGAAGAAGGTGCGCTCAACGGCCCGTCGATCATGCCGGGCGGCCCCGCCGAGTCCTACACCTCCCTCGGTCCGCTGCTCGAAGAGATCTCCGCCCACGTCGACGGGGTGCCGTGCTGCACCCACATCGGCCCGGACGGCGCCGGGCACTTCGTCAAAATGGTGCACAACGGCATCGAATACTCCGACATGCAGCTGATCGGCGAGGCCTACCAGTTGCTGCGCGACGCCCTCGGCCTGGAGGCCGCGCAGATCGCCGACGTGTTCACCGAGTGGAACAAGGGCGACCTGGACAGCTACCTGGTCGAGATCACCGCCGAGGTGCTGCGCCAGGTCGACACCAAGACCGGCAAACCCCTCGTCGACGTGATCGTCGACGAGGCCGAGCAGAAGGGCACCGGCCGCTGGACCGTCAAATCCGCGCTCGACCTCGGCGTACCCGTCACCGGGATCGCCGAGGCCGTGTTCGCCCGGGCGCTGTCGGGCTCGGTCGCCCAGCGTAAGGCCACCACCGGTCTGGCCTCCGGAAAGCTCGGCGCAAAGCCCACTGACGCAAAGCAATTCACCGAAGACGTCCGCCAGGCACTGTATGCCTCCAAGATCATCGCCTACGCCCAGGGCTTCAACCAGATCCAGGCCGGCTCGGCCGAGTACGACTGGAACCTCACCCCTGGCGACCTGGCCACCATCTGGCGCGGCGGCTGCATCATCCGCGCCAAGTTCCTCAACCGGATCAAGGAAGCCTTCGACGACCAACCCGAGTTGGCCACCCTGCTGGCCGCCCCCTACTTCCGCAGCGCCGTGGAATCGGCGATCGACAGCTGGCGCCGCGTCGTCATCACCGCCACCCAACTCGGCATCCCCATCCCCGGCTTCGCCTCCGCCCTGTCCTACTACGACGCACTACGCACCGAGCGGCTACCCGCCGCACTCACCCAAGGCCTACGCGACTTCTTCGGCGCGCACACCTACGGTCGCACCGACGCCGAACCCAGCCAGAAATTCCACACCCTCTGGAGCGGCG